A DNA window from Pseudodesulfovibrio thermohalotolerans contains the following coding sequences:
- a CDS encoding ATP-binding cassette domain-containing protein, with protein sequence MALVSLRDISINFTGTVLLDKVSMQIEPGERVCLRGRNGEGKSTLLSIIEGVTQPDSGSIDYARGSRVAMLPQEVPQELAGTVYNITAQGLGDVGAHLAAYHDAARAMADSPEPDQALVDRLERAQLALEDAGGWPHHQTIEAALSHLKLDGDELFASLSGGTKRRVLLARALVSTPDLLILDEPTNHLDIDSIAWLEDFLLRRNTALLFVTHDRAFLRRLATRIVELDRGRLTSWECDYETYLQRKDDALSAEAKQNHNFDRKLAEEETWIRQGIKARRTRNMGRVRDLLKMREERKTRRERVGSVKMTVQDAERTGKLVIEAKDLCFGYDDVPLISNFSATIMRGDKVGFIGPNGAGKTTLLKILLGELKPQSGSIRHGVNLQVSYFDQLREQLDETRSARYNVAEGNDFVDINGNRVHVMTHLKNFLFTPDRSKVPVGVLSGGERNRLLLARLFTRPFNVLVMDEPTNDLDAETLDLLEELLMDYSGTLLLVSHDREFLNNVVTSTIGFEGNGLVAEYVGGYDDWLRQRPEEAPAPAKSCKAAPVEKPRSSKRKLSYKEKFELGKKRDRLKEMPALIERLESELSELQKRMSSADYYKNSGEMMAKDQQRLESLESDLEIAYETWEKLETALEGVELD encoded by the coding sequence ATGGCCCTGGTCAGTTTACGAGATATTTCCATCAATTTCACGGGAACGGTGCTGCTGGACAAGGTGTCCATGCAGATCGAGCCTGGGGAACGCGTCTGCCTGCGCGGACGCAACGGCGAAGGCAAATCCACGCTCCTGTCCATCATCGAAGGCGTGACCCAGCCGGATTCCGGCTCGATCGACTATGCGCGCGGTTCCCGAGTGGCCATGCTTCCCCAGGAAGTGCCGCAGGAGCTGGCGGGCACGGTCTACAACATCACGGCCCAGGGGCTCGGCGATGTGGGCGCGCACCTGGCAGCCTATCATGACGCCGCCCGCGCCATGGCCGATTCACCGGAACCGGACCAAGCCCTTGTGGACCGTCTGGAACGCGCCCAGCTAGCCTTGGAAGACGCCGGGGGATGGCCGCACCACCAGACCATCGAAGCGGCGCTCTCCCACCTCAAGCTCGACGGAGACGAGCTGTTCGCCTCCCTGTCAGGCGGAACCAAACGCCGCGTGCTCCTGGCGCGCGCCCTGGTCTCCACTCCGGACCTGCTCATCCTGGACGAGCCCACCAACCATCTGGACATAGATTCCATCGCCTGGCTGGAAGACTTCCTTCTGCGGCGGAATACGGCCCTGCTCTTCGTCACCCACGACCGCGCCTTCCTGCGCCGTCTGGCCACTCGCATCGTGGAACTTGACCGGGGACGGCTGACGAGTTGGGAATGCGACTACGAGACCTATCTGCAACGCAAGGACGACGCCCTGTCGGCCGAGGCCAAGCAGAACCACAACTTCGACCGCAAGCTGGCCGAGGAGGAGACCTGGATCAGGCAGGGCATCAAGGCCCGCCGCACCAGGAACATGGGCCGGGTGCGCGACCTCCTGAAAATGCGCGAGGAGCGCAAGACTCGGCGGGAGCGCGTCGGCTCGGTCAAGATGACCGTCCAGGACGCGGAGCGCACGGGCAAGCTGGTCATAGAGGCCAAGGACCTGTGCTTCGGCTACGACGACGTTCCGCTTATCTCGAATTTCTCCGCCACGATCATGCGCGGCGACAAGGTCGGCTTCATCGGACCGAACGGCGCGGGCAAGACCACCCTGCTCAAGATACTGCTCGGCGAGCTGAAACCGCAATCCGGCTCGATCCGTCACGGGGTCAACCTGCAAGTCAGCTACTTCGACCAGCTTCGGGAGCAGCTCGACGAGACCCGCTCCGCCCGATACAACGTGGCCGAAGGCAACGACTTCGTGGACATCAACGGCAACCGCGTCCACGTCATGACCCACCTCAAGAATTTCCTGTTCACCCCGGACCGTTCCAAGGTTCCTGTGGGCGTGCTCTCCGGCGGGGAGCGCAACCGGCTGCTTCTGGCCCGGCTGTTCACCCGGCCCTTCAATGTCCTCGTCATGGACGAACCCACCAACGATCTTGACGCCGAGACCCTGGACCTTCTGGAAGAGTTGCTCATGGACTATTCAGGCACCCTGCTGCTGGTCAGCCACGACCGGGAATTCCTGAACAACGTGGTCACTTCGACCATCGGCTTCGAGGGGAACGGCCTGGTGGCCGAGTATGTGGGCGGATATGACGACTGGCTCCGCCAGCGTCCGGAGGAAGCTCCGGCTCCGGCAAAAAGCTGCAAGGCCGCCCCCGTGGAAAAGCCAAGGTCGTCCAAGCGAAAACTGAGCTACAAGGAAAAGTTCGAACTCGGGAAAAAACGGGACAGGCTCAAGGAAATGCCCGCTCTCATCGAGAGGCTGGAGTCCGAGCTCAGCGAGTTGCAGAAACGCATGTCATCGGCCGATTATTACAAGAATTCCGGTGAAATGATGGCCAAGGATCAACAACGCCTGGAATCCCTTGAGTCGGATCTTGAAATCGCCTATGAGACTTGGGAAAAACTCGAAACCGCCCTTGAGGGCGTGGAGCTGGACTGA
- the rpe gene encoding ribulose-phosphate 3-epimerase yields MILSPSMLSSDFANMESELKALEAAGLEWVHLDVMDGMFVPNITFGPPIIKAMRAKSNLFFDCHLMINDPGRYIGDFADAGADLICVHAEACTHLERVCAQITEAGAKPAVALNPHTPPESIRYLLPQLHMVLLMSVNPGFGGQKFIPFCLDKVRDLKALIDGAGADTLIQIDGGVTLDNARELTQAGVDVLVSGSAFFKHPPYGERHKAFQDACK; encoded by the coding sequence TGGAAGCAGCAGGTCTTGAATGGGTCCATCTGGACGTCATGGACGGCATGTTCGTGCCCAACATCACCTTTGGCCCGCCGATCATCAAGGCCATGCGCGCCAAGTCGAATCTCTTCTTCGACTGCCACTTGATGATAAACGACCCTGGCCGGTACATCGGCGACTTCGCCGACGCCGGGGCCGACCTGATCTGCGTCCATGCCGAGGCATGTACCCACCTGGAGCGGGTCTGCGCCCAGATCACCGAGGCCGGGGCCAAGCCCGCCGTGGCCCTCAATCCGCACACTCCGCCCGAGAGCATCCGCTACCTTCTGCCGCAACTCCACATGGTCCTGCTCATGTCCGTGAACCCGGGCTTCGGCGGCCAAAAGTTCATCCCCTTCTGCCTGGACAAGGTCCGCGACCTCAAAGCCCTGATCGACGGGGCCGGAGCCGACACCCTGATCCAGATCGATGGCGGCGTGACCCTGGACAACGCGCGCGAACTGACCCAGGCTGGTGTGGACGTTCTCGTATCCGGTTCGGCGTTCTTCAAGCACCCGCCCTACGGCGAACGGCACAAGGCGTTCCAGGACGCCTGCAAGTAA